In Coturnix japonica isolate 7356 chromosome 11, Coturnix japonica 2.1, whole genome shotgun sequence, the sequence AGCCGGCCCAGGCCACACCGGCTCCGAGGCAGCCCCAGCCCGGGAGCAGGCCGCGGCCAAGGCCGGCACCTCCCCTCTCGCAGCACGGCTCACAGGCCGCGACACGGCCGCTCCGGGAGGGCACCGCCGGGAGCGGCCCCGCGGAAAACGACCGTCGGgctgggggaggaagaggaggagtgAGAGAGGAGTGAGAGCAGCTCGCCCCACCGACACCGCCCCCCCAACCGCCCCGCGCCGCAGCCGAGCCATACCGGGATCCAGGGCGGGCCGGTGCGGCGCCGCACGAAGCCAATGGCCGGGCAGCGGCGGGAAGCGAACGAGGAAGCGGGCGGCCGCCGGGGGTCGGAGCCTCCAGGGGCGGAGCCTGCGAGGGCTTATAGGGCCGGCCCGGGCCGCGCCCGGAGGCCGCGGGCGCTCCCTGCTCGGCGCCATGTGACCGCGCGGCGCCCAGCTGCGCCGGATCGGGTCGGTGCTGACAGCGGGCGGCGAGAGCTGCCGATCTGCAGAGCCTCAGCTTTAGTTCTCGGGCTCGCCTTTGTCCCGTGTTTGGCACTTGTCAAAGTACGGCGCCCCATCGGCGGACGCCCGGCGCTCTGCGGGATGACGCGCCCGGGTCGTGGCTCCCGCCGGCGGTAGCGGGGGAAGCGATGCTGCCCGGAGCGGCCGGAGCCGCCTGAGGGACCGCGGGGCGGCGCGACACGGGGCCGCCTCGCGCCATGAGCGCTGGGAGCGGCTGCGCTGGGCAGCTCCGCGATCCCGGGGCCAGGTAACCGCGGAGGAGGCGCCCGGACGGCGGGACCATGGTGAAGGAGGAGTGCAAGGCGCTGCTGGACGCGCTCAGCAGGGTGACCGCCTGCTACCGGCACATGGTGCTGACCATCGGCGGCACCTCGGACTCGCAGAACCTGCGCGAGGAGTTGAAGAAGACCCGGCAGAAAGCACAGGAGCTGGCGGTGGCCAACAGGAACAAGCTGACCGCGGTGCTGAGGGATAAAACCGTGAGTAAGGAGGACAAAGCCGAGTTTGAGAGACTATGGGTGATTTTCTCCACGTGCCTAGAGATCCTGGAGATCGACATGAGGAGAGCCCTGGAGCTGGGGCACGAGTTCCCGCTGAACGTCCCCAAAAAACACCTGATCCAGACGGGCATGAGCGGGGGTACGTCTGGTGTGGCTGCCCGGGCCATGAGTGTCCAGAACATGAAGTACGAGGCCGAGCACAACATTGACGTGGTGGATCTGAAGGACCTAGAGAACGAAATCAACCAGGTAGGAGAAATGATGTACGAGATGGAAATGAAGGTCAATGTCCCCCAGTGGACGGTAGAGGCTAAGCAAGACCCTGGGGCTGAACTCAAATCCACCATCAGCGTGGGCGCTTCTTCCATTGGCATGATCTCtgtggaggaaaataaatccttctgCGATATCAGCAAAGTTCTGGCTGGGATTGTTTTCTCCGCTGTTCTCATTATTGCTATTGTGCTGGCAGTGTGTGTGGTAAAACTCTCATAGACTGTGCTGGCACTGGAGAGCTCTCACAGGGCCGCCCAAAAGTGCTTCGTGCCACACGTCTCTTGTCACCTGGGTGCGCTGAGTATCTAATCCTAGCACTTGGAAATGTAACTAAAAACATCTGCCTCTCAATATCCTGAAATGCACAGTTCCTTTCAtgctttttgaagaaaaagatgcagatCAGCCTGCAAACTAGGATGTGTTTGTTAGCTGGACTTGTAAGGGTTAACTGTGAGGTACTGAAGGTATTATCACTACTGGCTATAACAGCGATTTGTCTGCTATTAATAGATTGTCACTCTGAGAAGcctgtattttttgttcttgaCTAGGctctgcagtttgctgctgctcactgtttACAGTATTTCTGACTGACACAAATTTGGAGGCCAACACAGGTGTTTTTGTGTGACAGTAAACAGAATGgattgggatttttttttttccagcaatacACAAGATATTATTTAAGTGGAGGAAAAAGGATGGACACACCAGTAAGAGCATGTAAATATCTATTTTAATAAACGTTAATGATCAGGGAGGTGTGGAGGAGGGCAGAGCAAACTAGCAGTATTCAGCAAGTACAGTTTGTAGCTTTAGACTGGGCTGCACAGAACCCAGATACCGAGGTTGGCACTGCACAAATGGATGGCTTTCCACACCCTGAGAGAGCAAAGGTAGAGCTGCGTAGTCAGAAAAATACTAGCAAGCCCTGTGGTTTACTTCCACATTTACCGTGATTTTGTCTCCCCCTGGAGAAAGGCTGATCCTTGCCTCTGGTCAGGTTCTTTCTATCGATGCAATCTGTCTGAACTTCAGAGCTGACCATGAGATGAGAAGCAGCGAATCCACCAACAGCAGATGACATAATTTTTGGAAATAGTTTGGCAAACAGCAGCGATGTAGGGTGAAAGCAGACCTTTCTAGTCATCCCAAAAGAGATGGTCTCTCATGTCGACGGGCAGAGATTTGGGCTTCTTGACAGTCAGTCACGTTTCTGCAAACTCCTGAGGTCTttgcagaaatgcagataaagctaaaaaaataaaagtaaaaatctgtttcatgTCTCATTCATTTCTGAGAAATCATTTGGGAAAGAGGAAGTCTGTAGTACTGGACACATAACTGGTCCAATTGGATACCCTGCAGTTTGGGACGATAAAagcaagagcagcagaaaactCCCAGTGTTTACCTAAAACTTGCCTGTTGAAATGTAGAACTGAGGGGACACTGACTTTGCAGAGAAGCTCTGTTATGTCTCGTAAAAGGACCCATGTGTTAATGTTCTTTATTATGTAATTTATGGAGATTCTTTCTGTTCATGTAAATACACACCATTCATTCAGGAATGCTTAGTACATACATTATAGTGCGTATGAGACATTCTGCAGGGCAATTATAGAGACCCATTTACATGGGGGTTTTAATACATAATTAGTCTGCCACCCCAGTTATTATGGACACATATCAAAAGGTAATCATCAGATATGGCTGGTGAAGTTACTAGAAAACAATCTATCTTTGTTAGTGAATGTTACCAACATATATGAACAGGTGATAAGTTTTTGAGTTGAGGACAAAACTtttaagaacagcagcaggtgACTTTTAAATGTGTAATAAAACTGGATTTGGGTAGAAAAAGCATGTACAAGTTTGAATCTAGTGAGGAAAAAGAATGCCAAGTGAAGGCTTGAGCTGTGAGTAATGCACATTGATCCAGTCTAGACACGATTCACATAGGAACTGATGTATAAGACTCTTCCTTTCTACTGTGTTTCAGTCATTCCATAGGATGTGTTTTGTACATATTGAACTTAGGATAGATCCTGAGCAGCACTCTTAAACAGTCAAGCCTGTTTTAATTGGTGCTACTGCTTCAGTCTGTCTAGACATATATGAGGTGTAATAgctgtgttttgatttaaatGCTGAGAACTCTTTCACAATAACACTGAGTAAACACATTtatagaaaatacagcaaaagctGCAGGAGAATGTACTGTTAAGGATGGCCACCACTAGTCACTAAGGGTTTGTTTGTCATTGTAGTCTCCTGTTACTTAGTTCACATGAAGGTGCATCAGAAGTTggacttttttctttgcttcttgaaAATGTCATATTCCTTTTGAAATCAGGGAATTTGAACTCATGTTCTGAAAACCCCAGTAATGTGAGTCGGGTTTCTgggggataaaaaaaaacatggtaACATAACATCTACTGCATTCATTATTTTGTGCTTTGGTACAAAGTGGATATAACATTTAGCAACAGTTATTTGTATAGAGGGATTTTTAAGTCTTCAAAAGGAAGCCATGGTGAGCTCATgagctgaatattttcagtccattacttttttgctttgattttcaatAACGCAGGACCTGAAGACTTGGTAATTATGTAAGTCTTACTTCATTTGAGTGTGCATGCAGTTAGTAAAGGATTGAACCGTGTAAAAATAACGTCTTTTGAGATTCTAAGACAAAGGCGGCTTCAGATTTATCCACTGTTAATTTGTTCATtaaagtctgtatttttttatatatgaaatCAAAAGATGAAGTAGAATTCTAAGAGGATCGTTACAGTCTCTTCTAAATGGATAGTGTTATTAATTCCTGTTATTAATCTCCTGTGTAAAAAAGCACACTTGAAACAAGTGTATGCACAATGTGACAGAGTCTAGGAGCATGAGTACACAAATCAAAATGGTCTGAAACCACCACTGTCCAAAAGCTTTGATGTTTCTCttaaattaagaaacaaataagtGTGCTAGAGTCATCGATTTTTTCCCAGTGGAGTGGAAGTGGAACGAGAATGGAAATGGAAGGTCAAATTTCAAATACTCTGAATTTAGCATGATGAGAACACAAATACTCTGCTGCTGACCAGTGAATGAGAACGTCACTGTGTTTTCACTACAAATGAAGATGCTCGTTGCTTAATTTGAATCTTGTTCTACTTCAGTTTTTTGTCCTTATTCATAGGACACACACTAAATTTGCTGAATACTGAAATCTTATCACTGACTTGAATTCTATTGTTTTTTGCCTGTGCATGAGTGGTATTTTCTACACTTGAATGAAACTTGTTATTGTCACTATTTATTTAACTTAAAATAAAGTATGTTCTTATAACTTAATGGTTGGTTTGCAGTAGtgattaaaagcaaacaaacaaaaactggaaTATTGATGGGCCTTTTCAATGAGCTCTTCTAAAGAAGAAACTACAGAAATTAAGCTAACATAATGAGACTTCACATTACGTTGTCTTTCAATAAACACACCCTTCTCATGAAGTTGAATACAGTGATATATCTAAATTTATAAAGCAGGGAAATCAGGCATTTGAAAAGTCAAAAAACCTCTGCCTTAAGAAACAGCTCCCTTTAGGACAGCAGGCATGATGTTGCTTTCAACACTGCTTGCTCAAGAGCATTGAGTAAAGTCTCAACCACTGGCTTTGGAAGTTGAAATCTAGAGATTTTAGGTCAGAATAACCTGAAGAAGATCCTCTTGTGTTAGGATCCAAATGCTGTCCTCatttttctagtattttttttaacaaaagatGTACACAGTTGAAGGAGTATAAAATCTAGTCTTGTGGTATTGATAGCAACAATGATGAGCAGTTGTATCAAACTATCTGAACTGAGATCTGCTAAATGCTGCAATATGTAATTTTGTTTCAGGACTCCCAGTCCATAAATGTAAGACCATGTTAGTTTTTTAATTTGCTAACGAAATGAATGCAGAACCACAGTTAAGTGGCTCTCCTCATCTTGCAGCCCAAATGACACTTTAAACTTAACAGCGTTATgagcatgaaataaaattggTTTCAAAATTCTTCAAGTAAACATGGAATCTCTGTGATGGGAATGCAGTTATTTAACAACCAAGGAAACTGGCTGATACCATTACTAAGAATTAAATACATGCTTACTGTTTACAGTCTGTAAGGATTGGttatgtgctttcttttccatcttatAACACAAGGTTTgtgttatttatatatattttccagaaaTCTATTATATTTAAGTGCTAATGGAACTCCTACTCAACATATTTACCCTTCACAGATTTTCATTATGTAAAAAGTCATTCAGGAAGACCAGTGGATTATAGATCTCTAAGTGCTCTCTCTCAATACGATTATGTAAGTCTTTTAATGCGGGAAGAGATCTGGACAAAATAGTAGTCTACACGTGAACAGCATTTGCTATGGTAAGCATACAGCAAAAGGAGGATCAGAAAAGTCTGTCTTTCTCATAAAATTATATCTGTGCTGAGGGAAGGACAAGGTACTGAAAGGAGACAGATGGATGCAAATACTGTCTTCATTTTACATAAACAAAGTACGTTTTTTGTTAAATAGCAAACAACTGCATCAAGGTATTAAGCTATGACTTGTAAGAACATAATGTCTTACATCCAGAGTGACTGGGAAAATATAGAATATCTGACTGGAGCTGACAACCCATTCTCTGATTAACCGAATACAAAATAAGAgtaaaaatatcaaaaacattttaattagcTACATGTTGGTATCAATTTTACTTGAAAGAAAactccttttctctgtttcatgcTACTGAGATGAAGCGGTCCCCAAAGGATGGAATCTGTTATCAGCGAGCTGTTGCAGTGTTGTAATGCAGTTGGAAACGCAGCTTAATCAGCTACCACTGAATAAACCTTTAAGAAGGTGAAAAGTCACATGGCACATAACCAACAGCAAGGCTCCTCTGAGTCCTCCTGTACAGCCAAGCACAAACACTACATGGCACCTAGAGGCCGTGTAggcagaaacaaataaaattacagctgctctgaaattctGTGAAATGCGGAGACCAGTTAGAGAAAGTAATTACGTTGTTCTGCTCTTGTCATTCTGTCAGAAAATCAACAGTGCTTTTCCTAAGAGGCAGAAATCCACTTCCTGAGCCTCTACAGTGTCATTTGTGGGTTTTTccttgttattgttttgtttttattttattttggttttccctgttgtttttattgtattgtatgggttttttttacACTGTTATTA encodes:
- the RGS9BP gene encoding regulator of G-protein signaling 9-binding protein; the encoded protein is MVKEECKALLDALSRVTACYRHMVLTIGGTSDSQNLREELKKTRQKAQELAVANRNKLTAVLRDKTVSKEDKAEFERLWVIFSTCLEILEIDMRRALELGHEFPLNVPKKHLIQTGMSGGTSGVAARAMSVQNMKYEAEHNIDVVDLKDLENEINQVGEMMYEMEMKVNVPQWTVEAKQDPGAELKSTISVGASSIGMISVEENKSFCDISKVLAGIVFSAVLIIAIVLAVCVVKLS